ttaaaaaaatcatcaaattataaaaaaaatcatcaaatttgaaaaaagccCATCAAATTAAAGTTTAATTGAAATGAAAAGGTTCATATTTTTTAAACACAAAAATGAAAATCATTGATTTAAAAAACAAATGAAAACTGTgcatttaaaaaataaaataaaaagaaaaaagaaaaccttgAAAATGACCAGCGAACTGGGAAAAAAGCTTCCCAAAATCAGAGCATTCCTGCTACTAAAGAGAACAATTATAGAAAAACAagttaaaaagcactagttggtcGATGGTGTAGTGGTTATTGTTGTTGGTGCCAAAGGAGGAGATTGCGAGTTCGAACTCCAGTGGCGCACTTCTTGATACATGGGCCAGCCCAGCTCGCAGCGGAGGGGGTGCATTTCAAGCGCGCTGACTATTTCTCGCATTAAGCGAGTCCGCAGGAAACTCGCTAAAGGGTGTAGAGTAGTTGGCCTGGTGCATTTTCGCGCACAGTTAAACAAAAAAGGGAAGGGGAGAAACGGGGATCGATCTCCGGTCCCCTAGGAGAAGGCTAGCGCCACTGCGCCTATGTCTCACGATAAGTTGTTGGCACGGTGTGTACTTCACGCAAATGACGTCGGTTTTTCCATGGTTTtcatgttgtttctattttttttctttttgttcttttatagggttttctattttttttgttctttgttcgaatttttcttctctatttttcattgtttattcacttgtttctttagttttttatttccttttttccttaGGCTTATTTTGTTTCATTGTTTTCACTTTTTtgccttttctttgtttttcttgttttttattctacattcttatatacatgatcaatattttgcaaatacatgttcaacatttttcaaaaacccgttcaacattttttaaatacttgttcaacattttaaatacatgatcaactgtttttcaaatacttgtttaactaTACATGATCAATAGTTTTTAAagtacatgttcaacattttttaaatagttGTTCAGCATAtttgaaatacttgttcaatatattttctaaaattgtttttaatatatatatatatataaaataatataaattataaataaaagtacaaaaataaaaggaaaaaataatGCTGTGGCTTCCCGCGCTCAGGGGCCGGCCCAGCGCACTCGCCACTTCAGCGAGTCCGAAGCTAGAGTAGGGTGCCCTGTTTCAGGCGCCCATTTGCGAAAAGAACTATAACAGGCGCCTGGAGCGTCAAATAGTAAAGGCCCACAAGTAGCACCCTCGCAAAATAAGAAGAAAGTAGAAAAAAATATGTCACAAGTAGCTTTGGGCAGGCGTGCCCTAGTGGCACGAATCTTAAAGCGGCCGAGCAGACACGTTTGCCTGCGCGAATCTCCAGCAGTAGGGAAGGGTTAAAGGCCGGGGCGGAAGGGTTCGGTCGGCTTCCTCTCCTCCTCTTCCGCGGTTGCCGAGACCCACCCGCCGCCATGGCCAAGTACAACGTGGTGCAGAAGAGCAAGCGCGAGTCCAGCCATGACCGCAAGCGCCGCGCCCATGGGGATCCCAACTCCGGCAAGCTTAAGCACCACAACGCGCCCATCGCCATTTCTGGCAAGCGCAAGCGCAAGCTCCTGCGCCGCCTCAACCGGGTAGGTTCTATCCCCTTCCGCCTCCCCACCTACTGATttccctggtggctctctgatgctTGTTTGGTGCAGGATCAGAAGGAGGCTGTGATGGTTAAGGCGCTGGAGAATAACATGGGCGACGTCGATATGGTCTCTGCTGAAGGTACAGCTCTCGGTTTGCTTGATTATTTCGAGCCGAATGGAGGAGATTAGCCAGTTTGTTTATTTGTCTGTAGGTAGGGTACTTGCGTAATTTGCACGAGAATTTGGTTTACTAGTGATTCGGGAGGTTTGCCCATTTGCTCTAGATGTGTTGCATTCCCTTGGTCGTAGTGCTTTTGCATTGCGTTGCCACATGGTCGTCCATTATTTAAGTTATATATGGAATTTGTTGGTGAGTCATGTGTTGTGCGTATCTTTTAGGTTCAGTTGGACCATTCATGGTAATCGTAACATTGGTGATGTTGCTGATGCTTGCTTTGATGTTGTCTGTAATGTTCATCTCGACATTTTAAGCTCTGATTACTGATTAGACTGATATGATATAATGGTTGTCAGTCTACTAGTGGCATAAATTAATGGTACACGTAGTTTAAACAGTTACCTACCAGTTAAATTTGGTGTTGCAGATAGGATGCTAAGGCTTAGGGTAACACATTCTGAGTTTGTTTCCTAGGTTTGCTTGGTGTTGAAATGTTTGTTTCTTGGTTGGTATATATGCATATCTGTTTTGATTCTCTGAGCTATAACCAAAGCAAGGTATGCTTCAGTATGAAGATGTCTGAATTAGTGGTGGAGTGCCACAAAAAAAAAGAACTAGTGATGGACCGATGGTACCCATCTATATTTATATTAATTGAATATACGCTGGTGCCCAGATGGTAGTGATAAAGTTCATATGTATGTAGTGTCATTTACCTCTCTTCTTTACAGCTTCAATGGCATCGTCTACTTTATTCTAGTTCCTAGGTTCCTTTTCTCTGCCAAAGATTGTATTCTTCATTTGTGAAGAAAGACTGGTATTTTGCTCTTGATAGATTTTTGTGATGGTGGAGCTGCATATAACCTTCTCATGCAAGTTCCGACTAGTTTAGTCCAGCTAGCTAGTTTGCCTAGTTATAACTGTACTTCAAGAAGAAACGAGAATCAGTGTCATAACTCTATGTTGTTGAATGCTATAGTTACCAAGCCATGATAACCATTTGAGAAGTGTCATCTATGCTTGGTACCCATTGAGGTAATTTAAACAAAAACAGTCATGTTTAGAAAATTGCCATACCAAATAGCATTGCCGTGGATTATCATGAGATGAAAAAAATAGTAGATAAAGCATCCAGTATTGCTATTCCTGTAGTAGTATTTCATTTATATGTGTAGTTTTGTTTCTAGTATATTATGATGCATGATCGTAAAAGCAAAAAACAGTGTACATTTTGAGAAAGTAGCTAGGACAGGACTATTTATATGTGCCACTCGTGCCCGTTATCATTTTGTATTATGCCCTTGATTTTGCAACATAATGATGTATTTGTTTTTAACTGGGACGCGTTCATGACCAAGCATGAGTGCCGATGGACCTATTTCTTTCTGCTGCTTATGGAGGGAACTATGTTGTCTTCCATTTATTTATTTCTGGTTAAATGTTTCAGTGTGTTGTTTGATGTCATTTCTGCATATATTTGTTTTGTCACTTCATTCCTCTGTGTGCTGCCATCACTTatttgtgtgtgtgcatgtgtgtgcacGTCGCTCATCATTGCAGTGCTATTGCTTACCTTTGTACTTTAACATGCAGCATCTTCGGAAACTGCAAAGGACAAGTCTCAGATGAAGTTTAATGTGAAGAAAAACTCAAGAATACAGATCAAAAGATTGAAAGGCAAAGGTTAGTTATTCTGATATTCAAGTAATTTGATACATCAGACACCGATATGTTGCTCCCATTTTCTATCTTTGAATTGACTGAGAAGTTTACTCCTATTCTGTGTTTGTCTGGTTGAAAGATTCACTGAGCTTCATTCCACAGGTAGAAAGAAAGCCAAAAATGTGAAGCCGCCAACGAAGGAAAAGGCTGATGCCATGGTAGAGTGACTGTTAAGAGTGAAGCAGTATCGTAATATGAACGTTTATGGGGCACAAGCAAGGGCTATCAGTACTAGAGCTTGTGCATTAACTTGGTGTACGGAATTCAGACATCTTTTTTAAGTAGTTGAATACACGGTTTTCTTCCTGATACCATTTTGTCAAGatcttggtttggtttggtttgaatTGGGCTCAGCTAAATTGCCCACCTAGCTGTGTCTGCTGTGGTTTGTCGAATCCAACTGAATTGGAGATCAATGTTGCATACTCTACTCTATATGTCAGATATGGCTACTACGATGACTGCATACCGCTAACGGAATTGAAGTCTTGTTTTACTCAACCCGCAACTTAGGCACACaagttaagggcatctccaacacacCCTCAAAACGCTGCAGACGTCCGGACGTTTGTGGGTGTCCGGACCTATGACATGTAGGACTCCGACATCCTCAGCCAACTGAAATCCCCTACCGGGCTGCTGCCCACCCTCTCTGTCCCTATGACTGTGGTCCATCAGATCAACAAATACTTGAAACATTGCTTCTGAAGAAAGTATGGATCTGAGGAGAAAGAAGCGACTCTGATTTCTTGAGATAAAGCTTGTTTGCCTAAATCCCATGGGGGACTTGGTATTTTAGATATCACCATTTACAATCAAGGTCTTCTGATGAAATATTTGCACAAGTTCTTCAACGGAGTGGACACCCCTTGGGTCAACATTATCTGGGAAACCTACTACCCAAATTGTCTTCCTAGTAACAAAACTTTGGGTTCCTTTTGGTGGAAAGTTGTTCTCAAACCGTTGCCTATCTACAAAGAGCATGCTATCTGTGCACCTAGTTGTGGCAATTCCACCCTTTTTTGGACTGATAATGGCTTGACCAAAGGCTTCAGGATGCATACCTTATCTTCACTCCTTTTGCAATAACACTGAGATTTCTTTTCAGCAGTTTTGGCTTTGGAAAACCTGGAAGACTTGTTTCATAGGCCTATGTCACTCAATTTCATCGGCAATTCATTCTTCTAACCACTACCATTCAGGACAGAACTCAACGAGATGGTGATGGCATGGATAAGGTTAAATCCAATGCGTGGCCGCATTTGGTCCGACCCTGTCCGTTTGGGTTGAAACAGACAGAAGCGTGGCCCAACGCGCGAACGCAAATGGACGGGTGTCTGTTTTTCATTCGTCTGCGACACATTTCAGGCCCAAATTTGGGTACGGTTTGCGTCGAAACGGACAGGTTGCGGAGTGCGGGACACCCGCCCTTGTCCTCCCCTTGGCCCGCCAGTCAGGGGCACTTCCTCCCCATTTTCCCCATTCCCTCCCAAAAACCATCCCACCCTTCTGCCACCCGCCAtggccctgccgccgccgccatcccggcCGCCATTGCCGCCTGCCCCGTGTGCCTGAAGGAGCTTTCCCAAGAATCGGCGAAGAAGGTCGGTCGGAGGGCCAGAGATGTGGAGAGGAAAGTCGTTGTCATGCAatagaagaagaagcccaagaagGTGCTCACGCCGAAGGAGCTTTCCCAAGAATTAGCGAAGAGGGCCGGCTGGAGGGCCAGAGATGTGGAGAGGAAAGTCGTTGTCATGCAATAGAAGGCCTCCGCCCAAGAGAACGAGGCCATCGTCACCAAGGCCACGCGGCAGGCCCTCCCCCTCCTAGGGTTCAGTCACCCCACCTGACCATTTTTACCCCGCCGCCATGGTCGCAACGAGCACCATCTCGTCGGATGTTCGTCCTCCACAAGTAGAGTCGCCGCGAACGTCCACGCGAAGAAACTCGAGATGGAAGAGGGCGTCCAAACGAAGAAGCTCAAGATTGAAGCGACCAAAGCGAAGACCAAAGCAAAAGAGGTGGCGCTCGCTTTCGGGCGAAGgagatggagatcatgaaggtggacttGAGCAAAGTGTCCCCGAGGAGAAGGCCATGGTTCGAGAAGAAGCAAAAAGGAATTGCTCGAGCTTGATGATTGAGCTATGGCCGAGAGCGCCATCATTTTGCATGCCGACTTGTGTGCCAGCCTGAACTAGGGCCCGCGAATGGTCGTTTTTTGAGCGTTGGCAAGTGTGCCGGCATGAACTCGGGGCGTTTTTTTTGTAGGATGGCACTCTAGTTGGCATGAACTATGTGTGCTGGCATGACTATAGCCACAGGTCCTAATTTCAGTTTTTATTTTTGTAGCAATGATTCTGGCGGATGGATGAACTGCATCCGTGGTTGGGCACAACAGCCATATTTGAACAAGTCCGACGGGACAACGTGCCCACAGCTGACCCAAATGAATATAATCTGGACAAAACAGACGTCCGTTTGTGATCGCGCATTGGAGTTGGCATAAGTGAACCTACCCCTGGAATTCTAGTGTTTATTCTTCTATGAAGATGTATAAAATCATGATTGGTCTTAGAACTTTGGAAGTGTTCTTCTCGGCTGATGCATAGATCTTCTAGCTTCAGGAATCTTCTGAAAAGAAAAACCGGATATGGAGTTTCTGAGCCCGAGCTTAAATAAGTTTGGGTGAACAGTAAAATTCAAAGGTATAGGCACTAACAAAAGTTTTACGTGCTCACAAAATTT
Above is a window of Triticum aestivum cultivar Chinese Spring chromosome 6B, IWGSC CS RefSeq v2.1, whole genome shotgun sequence DNA encoding:
- the LOC123137402 gene encoding uncharacterized protein, with product MAKYNVVQKSKRESSHDRKRRAHGDPNSGKLKHHNAPIAISGKRKRKLLRRLNRDQKEAVMVKALENNMGDVDMVSAEASSETAKDKSQMKFNVKKNSRIQIKRLKGKGRKKAKNVKPPTKEKADAMVE